One region of Bacterioplanoides sp. SCSIO 12839 genomic DNA includes:
- a CDS encoding BCCT family transporter: MSSTTETELKIERAKSGFYQGFNNTVVLASKAIMTLIVIWAVFDPGSAADILGKVKSWSFSNLNYYYTWAVAFYMLVFIVLIAHPRWGKIKLGDADGKPEFSNFSWFSMMFGAGIGIGMLGYATGEPMYHMSDNPDIRMSATLVKEAFASANITLAEGADLWAEYSKQVAAGGIAAIDGLAIPRTESTIDAAYRYSFLHWGFSAWACYAIVGLALAFFSYTRGLPLTIRSTLVPLFGRKLEGPLGHFVDVTAVVATIFGISQTIGLGLTSFSSGLYNITGAEWLVTNGEPSTASLLLALAIVMFLSTLSALSGVGKGIKWLSNINMILSFSLLAFFLVFGATMIGFEILGEGLFSYVVSLPAMTFTVFPAEGPGSPGEWQGWWSIFYWAWWIAFGPFVGLFLARVSKNRSIREYVLGAIILPSLMCFLWFSLLGGTAINLELSGVAEGSIFAKSLTAQLYEVLNVLLSPGFATLMSALVIVLLLTYLVTTADSAVLVINTINAGGGAAQTNRLHIVIWGVILTTIIGALLLAGGLSAIQSAMIIGAIPFSFIMILMCISLLKAMIKDH, from the coding sequence TAAAGTTAAAAGCTGGTCGTTCTCGAATCTGAATTACTATTACACTTGGGCTGTTGCCTTTTACATGCTGGTTTTTATCGTGCTGATTGCTCACCCACGCTGGGGAAAAATCAAGCTGGGGGATGCCGACGGTAAACCTGAATTTTCAAACTTCTCCTGGTTTTCAATGATGTTTGGCGCGGGCATTGGTATCGGTATGCTGGGTTATGCAACCGGCGAGCCTATGTATCATATGAGCGACAACCCCGACATCCGCATGAGTGCTACATTAGTAAAAGAAGCTTTTGCCAGCGCCAATATCACTCTGGCTGAAGGCGCTGATCTCTGGGCAGAATATTCCAAACAAGTCGCAGCCGGTGGTATTGCTGCCATTGATGGCCTTGCCATCCCAAGAACCGAATCCACTATTGATGCTGCTTACCGTTATTCTTTTTTACACTGGGGTTTTAGCGCCTGGGCATGTTATGCAATCGTTGGCCTGGCGTTAGCCTTCTTCAGCTACACTCGTGGTTTGCCATTAACCATTCGCTCGACGCTAGTCCCTCTGTTTGGCAGAAAACTGGAAGGTCCGCTCGGACATTTTGTTGATGTCACGGCTGTGGTAGCCACCATCTTCGGTATTTCACAAACCATTGGTTTAGGTCTGACCTCTTTCTCCTCGGGCCTCTATAACATTACCGGTGCAGAGTGGTTAGTCACAAACGGCGAGCCGAGCACCGCTTCTCTGTTATTAGCACTGGCAATTGTTATGTTTTTATCGACGTTATCGGCGTTATCTGGTGTAGGCAAAGGCATTAAGTGGCTGAGTAACATTAATATGATTTTATCGTTCAGCCTGTTAGCTTTCTTCCTGGTATTTGGTGCCACTATGATTGGCTTCGAGATTCTTGGCGAAGGCTTATTCAGCTACGTTGTTAGCTTACCCGCAATGACGTTCACCGTTTTCCCTGCCGAAGGCCCTGGTAGCCCGGGCGAGTGGCAAGGTTGGTGGTCTATTTTCTACTGGGCATGGTGGATTGCATTTGGTCCTTTTGTTGGCTTGTTCTTAGCCCGTGTTTCTAAAAACCGCAGCATTCGGGAATATGTTTTAGGCGCAATTATTCTGCCGTCACTGATGTGTTTCCTGTGGTTCAGTCTGTTAGGCGGCACAGCCATTAATCTGGAATTGAGTGGTGTTGCCGAGGGTTCTATTTTTGCCAAAAGCTTAACGGCACAACTTTATGAAGTATTAAATGTATTGCTATCACCGGGTTTTGCCACCTTGATGTCGGCATTAGTGATTGTCTTATTGCTGACCTATCTGGTTACAACTGCCGATTCCGCTGTACTGGTTATTAATACGATTAACGCCGGTGGCGGCGCTGCGCAAACAAACCGCCTTCATATCGTTATCTGGGGTGTGATTCTCACAACAATTATTGGAGCACTGCTGTTAGCCGGTGGTCTAAGTGCGATTCAGTCGGCCATGATCATTGGTGCGATCCCTTTTTCTTTCATCATGATTCTGATGTGTATTTCACTGCTTAAAGCAATGATTAAAGATCACTGA
- a CDS encoding porin, whose protein sequence is MKYNNIFLSTLTASAIASTLLPASAMAEMPSIDLYGRIDLGFESYNDSDGVGAHIFAGQQSDNGNLDEQDIGVSNGNHSRLGVKGSTTLDTGVVLGYQYELLADVLNHGGAPTTRQAWLSMAKGKHSLKVGTQDNPLYDYSAWNAQKSEVHGYGAYYYTTCDLPGSLQCTFRTESTVNYTYGSGGYGRDPFTVTAALHFNGDGRNTNGDTTKDNVSGVTGATIAGAATFDNVTVNAAYQTSIVSEGDDYDSSTSGDLPAPSIISLGGKYFATDDLEVGFFYHMLDKDVDEDDTKTAFALSGTYQLNSKMSLHAGYGAGEDDDDMARQLDSNVYAQLIYATSESSHIRLEVEQVSYSSDNDALEGDANIVLVSLRQDF, encoded by the coding sequence ATGAAATATAATAATATATTCCTTTCAACCTTAACGGCTTCCGCCATTGCATCCACGCTGTTACCAGCAAGCGCGATGGCTGAGATGCCGTCGATTGATCTATACGGTCGTATTGATTTGGGCTTTGAATCGTACAATGATTCCGATGGTGTCGGCGCCCATATTTTTGCTGGGCAACAATCCGATAACGGCAACCTGGATGAGCAGGATATCGGTGTCAGCAATGGTAACCACTCCCGCCTTGGTGTTAAAGGCTCTACCACACTCGATACCGGCGTCGTGCTGGGTTATCAATACGAGTTATTAGCCGATGTACTGAATCATGGCGGCGCCCCTACCACCCGCCAAGCCTGGTTAAGCATGGCCAAAGGCAAACACTCATTAAAAGTGGGGACCCAGGATAATCCGCTTTACGATTACAGCGCCTGGAATGCACAAAAATCAGAAGTACACGGTTATGGCGCTTATTACTACACCACTTGTGACTTGCCAGGCTCGCTGCAATGTACCTTCCGTACAGAAAGCACTGTGAATTACACATACGGTTCTGGTGGTTATGGCAGAGATCCGTTTACGGTAACAGCCGCCCTGCATTTTAATGGTGACGGCCGCAATACTAATGGTGACACCACCAAAGACAATGTATCAGGCGTTACCGGTGCGACAATTGCGGGGGCTGCAACATTCGACAACGTCACCGTCAATGCTGCCTATCAAACCTCCATTGTGTCTGAAGGAGACGATTACGACAGCAGCACATCCGGCGACCTTCCAGCACCTTCGATCATCAGCCTGGGCGGTAAATACTTTGCAACGGACGACTTAGAAGTAGGCTTCTTCTACCACATGCTCGATAAAGATGTGGATGAAGATGATACCAAAACCGCGTTTGCCCTCAGCGGTACCTATCAGCTGAACAGCAAGATGAGCCTGCACGCAGGTTACGGTGCCGGTGAAGACGATGATGATATGGCACGTCAGCTGGACAGCAATGTCTACGCACAGCTGATTTATGCCACATCCGAAAGCAGCCATATTCGTCTGGAAGTCGAACAAGTGAGCTACAGCTCAGATAACGATGCTCTGGAAGGCGATGCCAATATCGTGCTGGTATCTCTGCGTCAGGATTTCTGA
- a CDS encoding tRNA dihydrouridine synthase — MMSSVTTPFSNCSPPYIALAPMEGLMDGHFRELLTAVGGIDHCVTEFIRITKQVYPQRVFKRFSPELNNGGKTRAGTPVHIQLLGSDPHLMAENAAKVAAMGAPAIDLNFGCPAKTVNKSQGGAVLLQWPELIHDITAAVRNAVPSHIPVSAKMRLGFKDKSLALENANALASAGIQWLTVHARTKTEGYKPPAYWDWIARIKQQLTIPVLANGEIWTPENAQQCIKESGSDILMIGRGLVATPDLGLRIKAQHSGLDYQPQSWQQHLQLFRKLADDIQHLNDKQLTDRLKQWLHYFTMQSLEISAVFQQVKRERDKDVFFEKLDQAIIEVEKNPPQREDFKQYQHSGF; from the coding sequence ATGATGTCGTCTGTTACCACTCCATTCTCAAATTGTTCACCGCCTTATATCGCACTGGCCCCCATGGAAGGCCTGATGGACGGTCATTTCAGAGAGCTGCTGACCGCCGTGGGTGGTATTGATCACTGCGTCACCGAATTTATCCGGATTACTAAACAGGTATATCCACAGCGGGTATTTAAACGCTTTAGCCCTGAATTAAATAATGGTGGTAAAACCAGAGCAGGAACGCCTGTTCACATACAACTATTGGGCAGCGATCCACATTTGATGGCCGAAAACGCTGCCAAAGTTGCGGCGATGGGTGCTCCAGCCATCGATCTGAATTTTGGTTGCCCGGCCAAAACTGTGAATAAAAGCCAGGGTGGCGCCGTGTTATTACAGTGGCCTGAGCTGATTCACGATATTACCGCAGCAGTACGCAACGCCGTGCCGTCTCATATCCCGGTATCCGCCAAAATGCGCTTAGGCTTCAAGGATAAAAGCCTGGCGTTAGAGAATGCTAATGCACTGGCTTCGGCAGGCATTCAATGGCTGACCGTACATGCCCGCACCAAAACCGAAGGCTACAAGCCACCGGCCTATTGGGACTGGATTGCCCGCATTAAACAACAACTCACTATTCCGGTATTAGCAAATGGTGAAATCTGGACGCCCGAAAACGCCCAACAATGTATAAAAGAAAGTGGCTCGGATATTCTGATGATTGGTCGTGGTTTAGTCGCCACACCCGATTTAGGATTACGCATTAAAGCGCAGCACTCGGGTTTAGATTATCAACCGCAAAGCTGGCAGCAGCATTTACAGTTGTTTCGTAAATTAGCTGACGATATTCAGCACTTAAACGATAAACAACTGACCGACCGCTTAAAACAATGGCTGCATTATTTCACCATGCAGTCGCTGGAAATCTCGGCTGTATTTCAGCAGGTGAAACGCGAGCGCGATAAAGATGTATTTTTTGAAAAATTAGATCAGGCAATTATTGAGGTCGAAAAAAATCCTCCGCAGCGGGAGGATTTTAAACAGTATCAGCATAGTGGGTTTTGA
- a CDS encoding 3-deoxy-7-phosphoheptulonate synthase, with the protein MNTSVAKAQPQSKSQKTEKMAANDPAVRQVRTPRELKQQLSLSDALVLQIDHQRQQVRDVLNGDDDRLLIVTGPCSLHDEEAALDYGKRLAALNEQLSDKLLIVMRAYVEKPRTHIGWKGLAYDPERDGRGNMEQGVTRSRQLMIQLAELGLPLATEALNPLTMLYLDDLVSWTAIGARTAESQTHREMVSHLPMPVGIKNGTDGSATTAVNAMISARHSHHTLGLDVDGQIAMLDTPGNPDTHLVLRGGKNIHGQTITNYDADSIAASLTTLAAGGVNAKVMVDCSHDNAEKQHLRQIDIAKEVVSQRTAGNKAIMGLMLESFLEEGKQGMDGEQGDGQLTYGKSITDPCISWGQTESLLKELHEVL; encoded by the coding sequence ATGAATACTTCAGTAGCAAAAGCACAACCGCAATCAAAATCACAAAAGACCGAAAAAATGGCCGCCAATGATCCAGCGGTTCGCCAAGTGCGTACACCGCGTGAATTAAAGCAGCAACTATCACTGAGCGATGCACTGGTGCTACAAATTGACCATCAGCGTCAACAGGTGCGGGATGTATTGAATGGTGACGATGACCGCCTGTTGATTGTCACCGGCCCATGCTCATTACATGACGAAGAAGCCGCACTGGATTACGGCAAACGTCTGGCTGCTTTAAATGAACAGCTCAGCGACAAGTTATTAATTGTGATGCGCGCCTACGTGGAAAAACCGCGTACGCATATTGGCTGGAAAGGTCTGGCGTACGATCCGGAGCGTGACGGTCGTGGCAATATGGAACAAGGTGTGACCCGCTCTCGCCAGTTAATGATCCAGCTGGCAGAACTTGGGCTGCCTTTGGCGACCGAGGCTCTGAATCCGCTCACTATGCTGTACCTGGATGATTTAGTGAGCTGGACGGCTATTGGCGCTCGTACGGCAGAATCACAAACTCACCGTGAAATGGTCAGCCATTTGCCGATGCCGGTTGGTATTAAAAACGGCACCGATGGTTCAGCAACCACCGCAGTAAATGCTATGATTTCAGCGCGCCACAGCCATCATACTCTGGGGCTGGATGTGGACGGTCAGATTGCCATGCTGGACACCCCGGGAAACCCGGATACCCACCTGGTACTGCGCGGTGGTAAAAATATTCATGGCCAAACCATCACGAATTACGATGCTGATAGTATTGCAGCTTCACTTACCACACTGGCTGCGGGCGGCGTTAATGCCAAAGTCATGGTGGATTGCAGCCATGATAATGCTGAGAAACAACATCTGCGTCAGATTGATATTGCTAAAGAAGTGGTTTCTCAGCGAACAGCTGGTAATAAGGCCATCATGGGTTTGATGCTGGAAAGTTTCCTTGAAGAAGGTAAGCAAGGTATGGATGGTGAGCAGGGTGATGGCCAGCTGACTTACGGTAAGTCGATTACCGACCCGTGTATCAGCTGGGGGCAGACGGAGTCTTTATTAAAAGAACTCCATGAAGTGCTTTAG
- a CDS encoding response regulator transcription factor encodes MQTVDNKKMILIVDDTVESLSMLNEALSAENYTVLVAMDGEQALTIAERMKPDLILLDAVMPKMDGFATCEALKKNVELQDVPVIFMTGLSDSEDIVRGLKTGGVDYLTKPLVLEEVLARVEVHLANARKTQSIRDALNEIGQLAFSCNLKGEILWCTSDTSELLGKWDTNVVQLAALLEQQGVLTWLARQPEKRSQTLVSVAGHNMNVRILAQPNPGEFLLSFVAEDDLYLCDRLRREFSLTERESEVLLWLSRGKSNQDIAQILTMSPRTVNKHLEPIFRKLAVENRTSAAAVSLGFLSGISL; translated from the coding sequence ATGCAAACAGTTGATAACAAGAAAATGATTCTGATTGTAGATGATACGGTTGAGTCGCTGTCGATGTTAAATGAAGCATTATCTGCTGAGAACTATACGGTGTTAGTTGCCATGGATGGCGAACAGGCATTGACCATCGCCGAGCGGATGAAACCGGATTTGATTCTGCTTGATGCGGTTATGCCAAAGATGGATGGTTTTGCGACCTGTGAAGCTCTTAAGAAAAACGTGGAGCTTCAGGATGTGCCGGTTATTTTTATGACAGGCCTTAGTGACAGTGAAGATATTGTTCGTGGATTAAAAACCGGGGGTGTTGATTATCTGACCAAGCCATTGGTGTTGGAAGAAGTTCTGGCAAGGGTTGAAGTGCATCTGGCGAATGCACGAAAAACACAAAGTATTCGTGATGCATTAAATGAAATTGGCCAGTTGGCTTTTTCCTGCAATCTCAAAGGGGAAATTCTCTGGTGTACATCAGATACTTCGGAGCTACTGGGCAAATGGGATACCAATGTCGTGCAGCTGGCAGCATTATTGGAGCAACAAGGCGTGCTGACCTGGTTGGCTCGTCAGCCAGAAAAGCGTAGCCAGACTCTGGTTTCAGTCGCAGGACATAACATGAATGTTCGTATTTTGGCACAGCCCAACCCCGGAGAGTTTTTATTGTCGTTTGTTGCTGAAGATGACCTGTACTTATGTGATCGGTTACGCCGGGAATTCTCGCTGACTGAGCGGGAGAGTGAAGTGCTGTTATGGCTTTCCCGGGGGAAGAGTAATCAGGATATTGCCCAGATTCTGACGATGAGTCCGCGAACGGTTAATAAACATCTGGAGCCCATTTTTCGCAAGCTGGCTGTTGAGAATCGCACCTCCGCCGCTGCTGTCAGTCTGGGATTTTTGTCTGGAATTAGTCTTTAA